The Salvelinus namaycush isolate Seneca chromosome 19, SaNama_1.0, whole genome shotgun sequence DNA window TTTCTAAATATTAGCTAGCTGCTAGCATTTATGAGACCAGCAAACACATTCCTCACACTCTAGGAATGTATTTCTTCCAACGTTATAATGAAAAGGTGCCTCTCGGTCCCAAAACACAAGTTTTCTAGAGACTTGTGGGAGGAGTGCTGATGACGTCGCCCACTGTATGCGCTTTCGGTAGCTTGATTGCGCCCAGACTGAGGATAAATCCACACACAATGCATCCCTGACCACCTGAAGTGGTCAgccagatctgaacacaatcagaccaattcaaatcaaatgtatttataaagccctttttacatcaacagatgtcacaaagtgcttatacagaaaccctgcctaaaaccacaaacatcAAGCAATCCAGATGGTGactaggaaaactccctagaaaagaaGGAGCCTAGgaataaacctagagaggaaccaggctctgaggggtggccagtcctcctctggctgtgtcgggtggatattataagagtacatggccattaattAAGGcaagatcgttcttcaagatgttcaaacgttcataaatgaccagcagggtaaaataataatcacagtggttgtagagtgtgcaacaggtcagcacctcaggagtaaatgtaagttggcttttcatagccgagcattcagaggttgagacagcaggtgcgagagagagagagaccacaaagTGACTTTTGTGTGTCTAGACCCGTCTTTTCAATGCAATTTTCgtattctgatagcagaagtcgcatgtaagtgtcaagtgtagacacgACCTTACTTCAACATGACTCAAACCCATGTGGGTGAGCAAGATTACTGCATATGGCTTAGGTCTTGATTTCAAAACCACCACATCTCATCTAAGAATACAGTTCAAGCATCAACAAGACCACATTACTATGTAATAATAAAACAAATCGGATCCACTAAGGACATGATATCATTTTTAGCACTTTATATTACAGTACAGAATAAAGTGCAATAACATTGGTAATAGTATAAAAACAAGTTAGTTTCTCAGTGACATTGATACAATTTGAGTATCTTGTTTCAGGGTAATACACCACATAGGACTACTTTGTTTTGTTATAGAGGGGTAACAACACAAGAACAGTATGGTAAAATGGAAGAAAGGCTTTGAGGATAAGGCTGAAAATGGGGTTAACCGTTATTCTACACAGTGTTTGGTGTTCTAGCTACCCTGAAAAAATATAACTTGCCTATACTGTACTTAAATTAATTGGTGTCTGGCCAAATGTTTTCGTGGTGTGTAACTAAGGTGTTACTATGCCATTACCATGTTATAGTAGCAAAGTCAACAAGTGCTTTTTTAGTTTCTCGTAGGGATGCATTGCTGACATTTTACACATTTCCTAAGCACACCAATGTGCGGCAGTTTCAATGTGCGGCAGTTTAAGTGTGCGACTAAGATCAAATAAGGCCAAAATGACTTAGGTAGTCAAAGTTCTGAGTGGACTGATTGATAACAGCGACAAAACCTGACACGTTGCACATCTAGTTTTAGAACTTTTCAGAAGTTTCAGTTATGGTTGGACTTAATAGAAATGTCTAAAGAAGATTTTTTTCTAAGACTTGACAGCTTGCGGAGAAGCTCAAGCTGTCAAAGGCACTTCACAAGAGCCCTTTGCTCAACAATCATGTATTTAAAGTGAGGCCATATCGCTCACTATAATAAACACACTTCTTCCCGTATAATAGTAGACCTTTATTTAACGTTCTGTTTCTCTCTTCAATGTGAACTcacagcgcttccagtctgagaCATGTCCCAACATATTCTCCTTGCTAGCTCTTCCTTCACTAACGTCAGCTAGTCACGTTAGACAGCCGAAGAAAAGCTCTCCATATAGCTAGTTATGCTACTTTCTCCTCAAAACTAACTAAACACAGTCCAAGCTGTACTTGATATTTGAATAAAGACGAAAACACTGAACTTAAAAGTCCAATATTTACCTGGTAAATGTCATGGATATCCAAGTAGAAAAAGTTTCCCGACAGCTTATCTCCACATGAATCCCTTGATGGACCAAAGGTAGGGCGCGAGCTCCTCCCTCTCTAGACTAGTAGGCTACTCCATGAGGTCATTTAGAGCTGGTCGGGTACGCAACTGCGCATCAACAGCACCGGCCTTGTAACCAAGCAATTTTAACCCTGTGTGCAGTGTATGCCTCATGTGCATGCTCTTATTTAATCAAACTACAGTAGTGACGATGCACATTGATGATGGGAAGAAAACGACTTATATTTTTGTATTGTGTTTACGATGAAATTGATCTATATGACATTATATTACATGTATCTGATGTGGTGACGTAGTGTAGAATTATTTGTTAAACGAGGATTACTGGATGAGTCCTTCATTGAGTGATGATTTAATTTCAAGTAAATCAAATGTGGTTATGGCTTTGCTCATTGTACCCGTTATAGTCAGGTGTATGGCGACACCGTGAGGCACAAACTAATAGCATTCAAAGAAAACTCTAGTCCACTATATTTCTTAGTATTTTCAAGATGGGAGTGACCGGTCTGAAAGCAAATCAAAACACCTATTATAAACGATTTTTTATGTGCAACTTTAAAACAATCTGTTCATGACACTTGGCATCCGCTAATGCAAACCTAGTCAAAAGTTCCTGACAACCAACAGGTGGGATACCAAATGTTCATGAACCAGTGGAAAACAAACGTAGATCTTTGGTTGCTTCTTTTGTCCATTTATTAAAGGCAAACAGTaccgacctgtcattcagggcaggtggggctcaaaagagctggggctctgccccacctgccctgaatgacaggtcggtACTGTTTGCCTTTAATAAATGGACAAAAGAAGCAACCAAAGATCTACGCTTGTTTTCCACTGGTTCATGAACATTTGGTATCCCACCTGTTTAGCTACAAAATAAAACATATATCATTGTTGTGCATGTTCTTTTGGCATAATACATGTCATATATCAGTTTGCAAATAAtgtacaaaaaataataattcttgACTCAATAAAGTTGCATttaaacatggtctcttttttacTTTCTTCAGTAAGGCagttccaaaatgcaggtgtttcagcctagctcagtgctttctgtggtggtggggcagccagtggaaaatacggAGCGCAGCGGTTGGTAATGCTCTCTAGTTGCGCAGAGATTGACTCAGTGTAAAGTCACTCATGGGAACATTACGTCACTGTAAAATCTACtgggagagctcgaaaattcaagccccttgggtgctgccatagagttacattagaagtgcccctCCAAGAAGGcccaaggtcattggccacaatataaactcagcaaaaaaagaaacgtcctctcactttCAACTgcgttttattttcagcaaacttaacatgtgtaaatatttgtacgaacataacaagattaaacaactgagacataaactgaacaagtttcacagatatgtgactaacagaaatggaatgtgtccctgaacaaaggggggtcaaaatcaaaagtaacagtcagtatttgctttggccaccagctgcattaagtactgcagtgcatctcctcctcatggactgcaccagatttgccagttcttgctgtgagatgttaccccactcttccaccaaggcacctgcatgttcccggacatttctggggggaatggccctagccctcaccctccgatccaacaggtcccagacgtgctcaatgggattgccATGGCAGAACTTCCTTTGCCATGGCAAAACACTGACAATCCTGTCTTGCAGGAGATCACGCACAGAACAAACAGTAtgtctggtggcattgtcatgctgaagggtcatgtcaggatgagcctgcagaaagggtaccacatgagggaggaggatgtcttccctgtaacgcacagcgttgagattgcctgcaatgacaacaagctctgtccgatgatgctgtgacacaccgcccccagaccatgacggaccctccaccaccaaatcgatcccgctccagagtacaggccttggtgtaacgctcattcctttgacaataaacgcgaatccgaccatcacccttggtgagacaaaaccgcgactcatcagtgaagagcactttttgccagtcctgtcacATTCGATTTTTTCACATCAGAGTTTTTTCAGATCTAATTGGTAAAAAAAAACTATTAGTAATACAAATTACGTTTTTTACAATGCCTATAATTATTTTCTTGAGCAGAATAAATGTTGTGTTTTATTAAAATATAACAGAATATGATTTTTAAGAAAGCAACAGAGTCCCTCTTactcctcctcccctctgtgAGGCAAGGTTATTGTTGGACTCAAGTGTTTTTTCAGCAGTACAGCAGACGTCAGAGGGGCAATCGACCCTGTCAGATGGCTGGGAATGGGCAGTCATTGGCAGGGAAATGTGCCCTGTCCATCTGCAACTCAGCATACCATCAACCACTCCATCCCTCCACAAGAGACTATGAGGCCTCAGAATTACATACACAGAAGGTACCAAAGGTTTGGGTGAAAAGTGTGTGAGGAGAATCACATATATAAACTTTTGTACctcttgaaaaaaatatatatagctaCCCTGTTAACAAGGTTGACCTCCGCGCCCCACGGAAATCAAATTAGCATAATAATACATAttcccataaaaatctgtcagttagagacgtttttttgcattggatacgtctcaatccaccgcatccgtatgcacatgcacgcatgcaagctagagtggtgtttgtcagaccatgagacatcccgaaaatcggtcttctcacaaaatcgtctgtagcgtcaGAACGGTTTGGGCTACATACTAATATGGAAAGGTGGGACTCTCACATACAtgtacatgtcggttgtttttCTCTCGGATGCCCACAGGCCTAGCAAGTTTCGTCTGATGGTCCCcaggtaccagttgaaaaaatgtatggaagtatacagtgcattcagaaaatattcagaccccttccctttttccacattttgttacgttacagccttattctaaaatggattaaatcgttttttcccctcatcaatctacacacaataccccatgatgacaaagcaaaaacaggtgtttagaaatgtttgcaaatgtattaaactgaaatatcacatttacattagtattcagaccctttactcagtactttgttgaagcacctttggcagcgattacagcctcgagtcttcttggttatgactctacaagcttggcacacctgtatttgggaagtttctcccattcttctctgcagatcctctcaagctctgtcaggttggaaggggagcgtctctgcacagctattttcagatctctccagagatgttcgattgagttcaagtccgggctctggctgggccattcatggacattgagacttgtcccgaagcagcCCCTGCGTtatgttggctgtgtgcttagggtcgttgtcctcttggaaggtgaatgtttgccccagtctgaggtcctgagcgatctggagcaggttttcatcaaggatctctctgtactttgctctgttcatcttttcctcgatcctgactagtctcccagtccctgccgctgcaTGATGGCTGATCAGCCATCATGCAtgatccccacagcatgatggctgccaccaccatgcttcaccgtagggatggtgccaggtttcatccagacgtgacattcaagccaaagatttaaatcttgatttcatcagttatggggtattgtgtgtagattgatgaggggaaaataattgtatccattttagaataaggatgtaacgtaacaaaatttgtaaaacgtcaaggggtctgaatactttccaaatgcactgtatattgccAAAAACAAAGGGTTAAATACATGCAAAATAATTATCTCTCaggtataggacagacacttcagaacaaacaaacctttgattttttggggggaccaTCTGCTggtccatgtagtgaatctgttattcaatgcgtttgtatgggtaACAGCAGTAAGGCCCCAAAAAATGTCATCAAATATTTTTTACAGATATTTTTTGGATACTCCCAAGGgatcttaaaattctaaatcaaatagcaaaattaaCCTTGGTAGGACCTTCTTAAAACGATTCCATATAGGTtaatagaccccccccccctttagacAGGGCTTtttagactcttatgggttaaatacaaatattttttcaATTGAAACCAGTTGCAGTAATGAATTTGTATTGGGAACTGAAACAATGACCTCAGGGTTGACATTTCCTTGACAAAGGTTATTCGCCACAATTAGATAGTGTTGTATCAAGATTTGTGTCATAAAAGTGCTGTGCTATGTGTAGCCGatatgaaatggctagctagttagcggtggtgtgcgctaatagcgtttcaatcggtaacgtcactcgctctgagaccttgaagtagttgttccccttgctctgcaattgccgtggcttttgtggcgcgatgggtaacgatgcttcgtgggtgtcaattgttgttgtgtgcagagggtccctggttcgagctcaggtaggggtgaggagaaGGACGGAAGCTAAACAGTTACATATGCATAAACAAAATGAAAAGGAAGTCTAAATGGATTGTAGATAACTGAATGtggcatatttatttattttacagcaAAGCAAATGCGCAGTCTAATTGCTATAATTAATAATGCAACGATTTACATTTACTGTATATTGAGTATCAAAACATTTACTTAAGTCTACACAAACATGCCATTTTGTTATATTAATGAATCACTTCATGCTTTGGTTCATTCCTGTAACACAGCCAGATGCCCTGGACTTTgggacagggtgtgtgtgtgtgtgtgcattgcatTGCATATTTCTGTCCTCGTCTCCTCATTATGCATGCACAGGTAACCAGCCAAATCCCAGCGGATCAAAGAGCCTCAACACAGCTGAAGGAGGGAACAAAGCCAGTACCTTCTCATATTCCAAATCTGTTCAACCTCACCATCTGCTAGAATGGAAGCTGGCAAAGGCTGCCAGCTGTTGTAAAAGCATTTGATTCCAAGGTTATTCTACTGCCTACCGCCATCTTACAAAATGCCTAAGGCTAACATGGGATATCATCTTCCTGTGTGCCATAAAAGGCCTTCACTGTCACTGACAGCTGACTTCCTCACCACAAAGACAGACAAAAGATGAAATATAAGCCGCGAGGAGCCTGGAACGTGGAGCCCAAATGAAATGGTTTGAGATCCGGTTCTGACTCCTACAGtagtcccccccccaccccaccccaccccacccacacACAACTCTCCCACACATTCCAGATCATAATCTTACACATGGTCAGTAAGGCCTCTCACACCAAGCCATAACTTCTCTGCATTCCTCAAATATTACCACTATATACAGCTGTATGCATCAACTTCATGTGCCTATACTCTGcaatgcctagttaaataaaaatacatgtatAGTACAACTGTCAGGAATAAAATTATTAAACTGTGTCGACGTCATACAAACTCTTAGGATATAATTCAAGCAATTTCATAGAGACTTACTGCCTGTTCCTATCTTAAAACAGCCAACTACCCAATAACTGAGAACGGAGCACAACTCCGGTTAATATCAGACAATAAGAGCCCCTAGATACTCTATGGTGGATCTGGAAGAAGTCCTCTTCAGTGCTTTGCTGGGTTCAGCCtcagaacttttgtgagtgcACCTTTAGAGGTCTACACATGCCGAGAACTTCTTCCAAAGAAGCACTTCCATTCAAAGACAGTCTGCTGTGGGTCAGTTTCTGTGGAGACACAGTGATGCAAAGCTTCCCTGAGACATGCCAGATTAAGTTTCACTCTCAGAAACCGtggtattgtatgctgtagtaaCATGATTAAAGTATGTAGATTATGGAAATGGTCTAGAGACGTAGGCTAGTGTTCAAGCTCATGTGGAAGAGCAGCTCCTGTCAATATGATAGGCCAGCGAGCCAGAAAATACCTCACAACAGGGAAAATGCACCCAAAGACCTTTGGCAATAGTGCTTTCGTGACATCTGATCTTCAGGTAGGATGAGCAGAGTTTCTAACTTGGAACCCCCCccccaggttttcatcaaggatctctctgtactttgctctgttcatcttttcctcgatcctgactagtctcccagtccctgccgctgaaaaacatccccacatcccCTTTCAACCAAACTATTCAATGAACTGATTAGAAATGTGAATCTTGTTAACCATAAAACAAAAAAGGACATGTTTCTAACGCCATGCAACTTTTTTTTATTCAAGCCGTAAACAAATGCTAAGCTTTTCACTATGAAAATAGACACTGATGAAACAGTCAGTCATCCACCTTATACCCTCTTATGCAACATACCAATTCCAAAATCACCACCATGTGCGTTTTAGTTCACGTGCATACACTCATTAATAAAAGGCACAGTAAATGCTGGTTTGTAGTAAGCAGAACACCACCCATATCCCCACAAAGCTCCACTTTCTCACCTAAAAGCAGTTACAAATTGCAACCAATTCAAAGTAGATGAATGGATTCTAGAGTACTAAACATTAAACATTCAAGTCTTTTCTGACATCTCATGTTGGTCCTCTCATGCATGTAACTAACCCTTCCTGCTAGTCTTTCACAGTTGACTTCACATGTTTCCTTCAGGCAACTTCAACACATGTTGCTTCAGAACTTTTTCGGTTGCTGGATGCAGAAGGTAGACTTGAAAGCTGGCGAGTGTGCCTTCTCCAAAGCAGGTCTGAGTCTGCTGTGTTTCACACTTACTGGGGTCTCTGTGAAGTCATGTCCCAACTGAAACAATTAAGAAATAATTTTGTAAAATCATGGTTTACCAAGCAACCTGGAAGAAACTATTTTACTATGCCAATCTGTAGTAGGTAGGCTATGAGTAAATGGTTGACTTGCATGATCATTACAAATGAAGCCAAATTATTGTAGTTTACAGCAAAACCCGTTTTTTGGCCAACTCTTGTGGGACACGGATGCAGCCATTATTTTAAGTCAGATATCCTTACCTTGTCAAGTGTTCCTGACATCAAGACACTGACTAGCTGCATTCGGCTGGAGGTGGCTGCAGATCTAGAACAGTATTACATGTTTAAAGACAAAACTCAACATTGCAGTTAAAAGTGTTCCTGGATGTTGTCTCAATGTAAAAACAAATATCATCCAAACTCTGTCAATTAGCGAGACCCTGTAGATAGGTACTTAATGAATACGACCCAATACTCTAATGGAACAAATCAGGTAGGGACTACCTGAACTGTACTGTACCTGGGTTTGGGAACCTTGTGTTCCCTCTCTGGGTTCACATGGTGGGTGGCATGACTCTCCTCATAGCTCTTCTTGGCCACTCGTTTCCCCCCAGCCTTCACTGTGGAGCCAGAGTGGAACCGTTTAAAATATAGTTAACATTTTCTCATTATTTTACTTGTTCAGAACGGAGTTTAAACTATTCAGAGTTACTGTAAGACTAAACTACTGTGCATGTTTTAATACCAGTTGGTTTACTTCAATATAGAAGTAGATTGTAAGACTATCAGTGTTGGTAGACCGATCAAGAGGTGGCACTTG harbors:
- the LOC120063839 gene encoding death-associated protein-like 1-A, whose product is MVQLSKSEMRESLELKAGHPPAVKAGGKRVAKKSYEESHATHHVNPEREHKVPKPRSAATSSRMQLVSVLMSGTLDKLGHDFTETPVSVKHSRLRPALEKAHSPAFKSTFCIQQPKKF